In Mesorhizobium sp. 113-3-3, a genomic segment contains:
- a CDS encoding NAD(P)-dependent alcohol dehydrogenase: MRALVLEKKGELSLREVALPLDVGPDDVKIAIHTVGVCGSDVHYYTHGAIGSYVVRAPMVLGHEAAGTVVETGANVVTFKVGDRVCMEPGVPNLSSRATKLGIYNVDPDVRFWATPPVHGVLAPYAVHPAAFTYKLPDNVSFAEGAMVEPFAIGMQAASRARIVPGDVAVVVGCGPIGIMIALAALAGGCSKVLISDFSAPKLKIAAQYAGIVPVNIGEQSLVDAVAAATDNWGADIVFEASGSPKAFADLFDVMRPGGAVVLVGLPVEPVVLNVPAAISKEVRIETVFRYANIFDRALQLIASGKVNLKPLITGTYDFADSIEAFERAAQGNPEDVKLQILLTGEKG; the protein is encoded by the coding sequence ATGCGGGCACTGGTGCTTGAGAAAAAAGGCGAACTGTCGCTGCGCGAGGTCGCGCTGCCGCTCGATGTCGGGCCGGACGACGTCAAGATAGCCATCCATACGGTCGGCGTCTGCGGCAGCGACGTGCACTATTACACCCATGGCGCCATCGGCAGCTATGTCGTGCGCGCACCCATGGTGCTCGGCCACGAAGCCGCAGGAACGGTCGTCGAGACCGGCGCCAATGTCGTGACGTTCAAGGTCGGCGACCGCGTCTGCATGGAGCCGGGCGTGCCGAACCTGTCGTCGCGCGCGACCAAGCTCGGCATCTACAATGTCGACCCCGACGTCCGTTTCTGGGCGACGCCGCCGGTGCATGGCGTGCTGGCGCCCTATGCGGTGCACCCAGCCGCCTTCACCTACAAACTGCCCGACAATGTCTCCTTCGCCGAGGGCGCGATGGTCGAGCCCTTCGCCATCGGCATGCAGGCGGCAAGCCGTGCCCGCATCGTCCCCGGCGATGTCGCCGTCGTCGTCGGCTGCGGCCCGATCGGCATCATGATCGCGCTTGCCGCCCTGGCCGGTGGCTGCTCGAAAGTGCTGATTTCCGATTTCTCCGCGCCCAAGCTCAAGATCGCCGCGCAATATGCCGGCATCGTGCCGGTCAATATCGGCGAGCAGTCGCTGGTCGATGCGGTCGCCGCCGCGACCGACAATTGGGGCGCCGACATCGTCTTCGAGGCCAGCGGCAGCCCGAAAGCCTTCGCCGATCTATTCGATGTCATGCGGCCGGGCGGCGCGGTGGTCCTGGTCGGGCTGCCGGTGGAGCCGGTGGTGCTCAACGTGCCGGCGGCGATCTCGAAGGAGGTGCGCATCGAGACAGTGTTCCGCTACGCCAACATCTTCGACCGCGCCTTGCAGCTGATCGCCTCCGGCAAGGTCAACCTCAAGCCGCTGATCACCGGCACCTATGATTTCGCCGACAGCATCGAGGCCTTCGAGCGGGCTGCCCAAGGCAATCCGGAAGACGTCAAGCTGCAGATCCTGCTCACCGGCGAGAAGGGATGA
- a CDS encoding carbohydrate ABC transporter permease, which translates to MRPGRLIGRIVLAFAGFMAVFPLLWTALNALKNNVDIITRVPRLVFTPTWANIGYILGRDSVLTGLNNSVVACGSAVLIGIVLGLPAAYAVARYPNRWAGDIQFFVLSLRFLPPVAVAIPLMVIWLQVGLYDTLPALIITYSLLTISVIMWLAIPAFQGVPKEIEEAAFVDGYGAYSVFWRIALPVAARSLAGAIAFSFVLVWNEFLIALMLSSSNAKTLPIVASELSQQGMNVPWGILNASVVLLSLPPLLFLGVLSGFLNSVFRQKKS; encoded by the coding sequence ATGAGACCGGGTCGCCTGATCGGCAGGATCGTGCTGGCCTTTGCCGGCTTCATGGCCGTGTTCCCGCTGCTGTGGACGGCGCTCAATGCGCTGAAGAACAATGTCGACATCATCACCCGCGTGCCGCGCCTGGTGTTCACGCCGACATGGGCCAACATCGGCTATATCCTCGGCCGCGACAGCGTGCTCACCGGGCTCAACAACTCGGTCGTCGCCTGCGGCTCGGCCGTGCTGATCGGCATCGTGCTCGGCTTGCCGGCGGCCTACGCGGTGGCGCGCTATCCCAACCGCTGGGCCGGCGACATCCAGTTCTTCGTGCTGTCGCTGCGCTTCCTGCCGCCGGTGGCGGTGGCCATTCCGCTGATGGTGATCTGGCTGCAGGTCGGCCTCTACGACACTTTGCCGGCACTGATCATCACCTATTCGCTGCTCACCATCTCGGTGATCATGTGGCTCGCCATCCCTGCCTTCCAAGGCGTGCCGAAGGAGATCGAGGAAGCCGCCTTCGTCGACGGCTACGGCGCCTACTCGGTGTTCTGGCGCATCGCGTTGCCTGTCGCGGCGCGCTCTTTGGCAGGAGCGATCGCCTTCAGTTTCGTGCTGGTCTGGAACGAATTCCTGATCGCGCTGATGCTGTCGAGCTCCAACGCCAAGACCTTGCCGATCGTCGCCTCCGAACTGTCGCAGCAAGGCATGAACGTGCCCTGGGGCATTCTCAACGCCTCGGTCGTGCTCCTGTCGCTGCCGCCGCTGCTGTTCCTTGGCGTGCTGAGCGGCTTCCTGAATTCCGTTTTCCGGCAAAAAAAGAGTTGA
- a CDS encoding carbohydrate ABC transporter permease — MARRTSLPVTFVVPTIAILLVLSMVPTLYAIVIALQNRELSTPDYSWVWLSNFSDLFLDRRFLNAVWVSVKWEIVTVVATMVVAIGLGVLMFEVASPRLRNVYCLLFIIPVLLPRVSAAFVWKFAYHPLYGIATYPYRLLTGGLIFDPLSKPATALFAVASVDVWQWGLFFAVIVLKLLETLPPQPIEAARLDHAKRWQIHAYVTLPMLKAPLISLMFVKMIESLRSFDLIYVMTRGGPGVATETLDMYAFSQGFIESGKVSYASAMAVLMMIATVITFTMLWKRVQA; from the coding sequence ATGGCCCGACGCACGTCGCTCCCTGTCACCTTCGTCGTTCCGACCATCGCCATCCTTCTGGTGCTGTCGATGGTGCCGACGCTCTACGCCATCGTCATCGCCTTGCAGAATCGCGAGTTGAGCACGCCTGATTATTCCTGGGTCTGGCTGTCGAACTTCAGCGACCTGTTCCTCGACCGCCGCTTCCTCAACGCGGTCTGGGTGTCGGTGAAATGGGAGATCGTCACTGTGGTGGCCACCATGGTGGTGGCGATCGGGCTCGGGGTGCTGATGTTCGAGGTCGCCTCGCCCCGCCTGCGCAATGTCTACTGCCTGCTGTTCATCATCCCGGTGCTGTTGCCGCGCGTCTCGGCGGCCTTCGTCTGGAAGTTCGCCTATCACCCGCTCTACGGCATCGCCACCTACCCGTACCGGCTGCTGACCGGCGGGCTGATCTTCGACCCGCTGTCGAAGCCGGCAACGGCCTTGTTCGCCGTCGCGTCGGTCGATGTCTGGCAATGGGGGCTGTTCTTCGCCGTCATCGTGCTGAAGCTGCTCGAAACCCTGCCGCCGCAGCCGATCGAGGCGGCCCGGCTCGACCATGCAAAACGCTGGCAGATCCACGCCTATGTCACCTTGCCGATGCTGAAGGCGCCGCTGATCAGCCTGATGTTCGTCAAGATGATCGAATCGCTGCGCTCCTTCGACCTGATCTATGTGATGACCCGCGGCGGACCGGGCGTGGCCACCGAAACGCTCGACATGTACGCCTTCTCGCAAGGCTTCATCGAGTCCGGCAAGGTCTCCTACGCCTCGGCCATGGCCGTGCTGATGATGATCGCCACGGTCATCACCTTCACCATGCTTTGGAAGCGGGTGCAGGCATGA